One window of Chamaesiphon minutus PCC 6605 genomic DNA carries:
- a CDS encoding cation:proton antiporter, which yields MFLNDTLALWSAVSTPPLLATVAAEYSPIILSGVLLTLVTIFIASKIGSEVAKQLDFPPVLGELVAGVIVGVSALHLVIFPEGGLAATDSLLMTALQALNQLSPEGIETVFESQSEVISVLAELGVIILLFEIGLESDLRQLKEVGIQAIVVACVGVAAPFAAGTAGLMLVFHVAAIPAIFAGAALTATSIGITSKVLSELGQLKSKEGQIIVGAAVIDDVLGIIVLAVVASLAKTGEIDVTNVIYLIVSATVFLIGSILLGGFFNKAFTSIVAKLKTRGNIIIPAFIFAFFMAFLGNAIHLEAILGAFAAGLVLDESDARDELDELIKPIADLLVPIFFVTVGARADLGVLNPTVPENRAGLLIAVFLVVVAVIGKLVTGWAVFGIPGVNRWAIGVGMIPRGEVGLVFAGIGAASGILDKPLQVSIIIMVILTTFVAPPFLRVAFGESVETAPPIESTSE from the coding sequence CAGAATATTCGCCGATTATTTTGTCTGGAGTATTGCTCACGCTGGTAACGATCTTTATCGCCAGTAAAATTGGTTCAGAAGTGGCTAAACAGTTAGATTTTCCACCAGTACTGGGGGAATTAGTGGCAGGTGTGATTGTCGGAGTTTCCGCCTTACATCTGGTGATTTTCCCCGAAGGCGGACTAGCAGCGACGGATTCATTATTGATGACGGCACTGCAAGCTCTCAACCAACTTTCACCGGAGGGAATCGAGACGGTATTTGAGTCCCAGAGCGAAGTAATCTCAGTGCTTGCCGAACTCGGCGTGATTATCCTGCTATTTGAAATTGGGCTAGAATCCGATCTGCGCCAACTCAAAGAGGTAGGGATTCAAGCGATCGTGGTTGCCTGTGTGGGTGTGGCTGCGCCCTTTGCTGCGGGTACAGCGGGATTGATGCTCGTCTTCCATGTGGCAGCGATTCCGGCGATTTTTGCAGGGGCGGCATTGACGGCAACGAGTATCGGGATTACGTCGAAGGTATTATCGGAGTTGGGGCAACTAAAGTCTAAAGAGGGTCAAATTATTGTCGGTGCGGCGGTAATTGATGATGTGCTGGGAATTATCGTTCTCGCTGTAGTTGCTAGTCTTGCTAAAACAGGCGAGATTGACGTGACGAATGTGATTTATTTAATCGTCAGTGCCACAGTATTTCTGATCGGTTCGATTTTATTGGGTGGCTTTTTTAATAAAGCATTTACATCGATCGTCGCGAAACTAAAAACTCGTGGCAACATCATTATTCCGGCGTTTATCTTTGCCTTTTTTATGGCATTTTTAGGCAATGCCATTCATCTGGAGGCAATTTTGGGCGCGTTTGCGGCTGGATTAGTATTAGATGAAAGCGATGCAAGAGACGAGTTAGACGAACTAATTAAACCGATCGCCGATTTACTCGTGCCGATCTTTTTTGTGACTGTCGGCGCACGGGCAGATTTGGGCGTTTTGAACCCCACCGTACCAGAAAATCGGGCAGGACTATTAATTGCTGTCTTTTTAGTCGTCGTGGCAGTGATCGGTAAATTAGTAACTGGTTGGGCGGTATTCGGCATCCCCGGCGTTAACCGTTGGGCGATCGGGGTAGGGATGATTCCTCGTGGTGAGGTTGGCTTGGTATTTGCCGGGATTGGTGCAGCTAGCGGTATTTTAGATAAGCCGTTGCAGGTGTCGATTATTATTATGGTGATTCTGACGACGTTTGTCGCTCCACCATTTCTCCGCGTCGCCTTTGGTGAATCTGTCGAAACTGCCCCGCCGATCGAATCCACTAGTGAGTAA
- a CDS encoding cation:proton antiporter subunit C has protein sequence MLEAFTLATILCGFFAIIFKRNLVMKIFAMDVMSTGVIAYYVLIAARGGLFTPIAGNAKNNGTYADPVPQSVILTAIVIGFSIQALMLVGAMKLAQDHPTLDTSEIEKENTP, from the coding sequence GTGTTAGAAGCATTTACACTAGCGACGATATTATGTGGATTCTTCGCCATTATTTTTAAGCGAAATTTGGTGATGAAAATTTTTGCAATGGATGTGATGAGTACTGGGGTAATTGCCTATTATGTGCTGATTGCTGCGCGGGGAGGTTTATTTACACCGATTGCTGGCAATGCCAAAAATAATGGAACTTACGCCGATCCAGTGCCCCAATCGGTGATTTTGACAGCGATCGTGATTGGGTTTTCGATTCAGGCTCTGATGTTGGTTGGGGCAATGAAATTGGCACAGGATCATCCCACCTTGGACACCAGTGAAATCGAGAAGGAAAATACGCCATGA
- a CDS encoding Na+/H+ antiporter subunit E, translating into MSGYLNIILRLTIWLLLTSDLSPENIAIGIVISLILPRNHRSIPHSGGSTNGTLRDWLRVFGKIVMAIPIAYIEAIEMIFRPHQAEDIEIERVPPNRSSGLVFLDIFLITFTPKTIVRKYDRDGGYEVHRVKRRRNL; encoded by the coding sequence ATGAGTGGTTATCTAAACATCATCCTCAGACTCACTATTTGGCTGCTACTCACATCCGATTTGAGTCCAGAAAATATCGCGATCGGGATTGTTATCTCCTTAATCTTACCCCGCAATCACCGCTCGATTCCGCACAGCGGAGGCTCCACCAACGGTACGTTGAGGGATTGGCTGCGGGTATTCGGTAAAATTGTGATGGCAATTCCGATCGCTTATATCGAAGCGATTGAAATGATTTTTCGTCCCCATCAAGCTGAAGATATCGAGATCGAACGGGTGCCGCCAAATCGATCGTCTGGGCTAGTATTTTTAGATATTTTTCTAATTACTTTTACCCCCAAAACAATCGTTCGTAAATACGATCGAGATGGTGGCTATGAAGTTCATCGAGTTAAACGGAGAAGAAATTTATGA
- a CDS encoding heavy metal-responsive transcriptional regulator codes for MRALPATTIKIGELSARSQVPIKTIRYYEEIGLLPQPDRTEGHFRLFPLETVSRLLFIKRLQLLGLSLQEVKECLTVFDRGELPCADLRVKLESHIEAIDLQIQSMSALRQQLGEILQDWDENPTPQANIICPNLQT; via the coding sequence ATGCGCGCCTTACCAGCAACTACCATCAAAATCGGTGAATTGTCGGCTAGAAGCCAAGTCCCCATTAAAACGATTCGTTACTATGAGGAGATTGGATTATTACCGCAGCCCGATCGAACCGAAGGTCATTTTCGATTATTTCCGCTGGAGACTGTTTCTCGCTTATTATTCATCAAACGTCTGCAATTATTGGGTTTGAGCTTGCAAGAAGTCAAAGAATGTTTAACCGTATTCGATCGGGGCGAGCTACCTTGTGCCGATCTGCGAGTTAAGCTAGAGAGCCATATTGAGGCGATCGATCTCCAAATTCAATCCATGTCGGCGTTGCGTCAGCAACTGGGAGAAATTCTCCAAGACTGGGATGAAAATCCCACACCCCAAGCGAATATTATTTGTCCAAATTTACAGACTTAG
- a CDS encoding cation:proton antiporter, translating into MNTISIAWIVLPFVAGFLIFLFPKLDRYLAIFAAICSVGYALQLIISRSSIALQLLDNFGVTLLIDSLSGYFILTNALVTAAVILYCWQTEKVAFFYGQLIILHGSLNAAFACTDFISLYVALEVSGIAAALLIAYPRTDRTIWVALRYLFVSNVGMLFYLVGAVLVYKTHHSFTFAGLRGSPPEALALIFMGLLTKGGVFVSGLWVPLAESESETPVAAMLSGIVVKAGVYPLVRCALILDDVDPIIRVFGVGTAVLGVSYAVFEKDTKRMLAFHTVSQLGFMLAAPEVSGFYALTHGLVKSSLFMLAGALPSRNFKELQHQPIDRTLWIFLAIAGFSISGFPLLSGFGAKVLTMKNLLPWQEIAMNVVAVGTAISFAKFIFLPHQPGVNTKPIKLGFWLAIGLLIGGLVVANVVYFEAYDPTNTIKAIAIIAGGWLAYITIFKRMALKIPRVLEQFDNLIGVMTLVSILLFWATFT; encoded by the coding sequence ATGAATACCATCTCGATCGCCTGGATTGTTCTCCCATTTGTGGCGGGATTTCTAATTTTTTTATTCCCAAAACTCGATCGCTATCTGGCAATATTTGCAGCGATCTGTTCGGTGGGATATGCGTTACAGCTAATCATTTCTCGATCGTCGATCGCGCTTCAGTTACTCGATAATTTTGGCGTAACTTTATTAATAGATTCACTCAGCGGTTATTTTATTCTCACTAATGCCCTCGTCACGGCGGCGGTAATTCTCTACTGTTGGCAAACTGAGAAGGTGGCGTTTTTTTATGGGCAATTAATTATCCTGCATGGCAGTTTAAATGCGGCGTTTGCCTGTACGGATTTTATCAGTTTGTATGTTGCCTTGGAGGTCAGTGGCATTGCTGCGGCACTGTTAATAGCTTATCCGCGCACAGATCGCACGATTTGGGTGGCGTTGCGGTATCTGTTTGTTAGTAATGTAGGCATGTTGTTTTATCTAGTCGGTGCGGTGCTGGTTTATAAAACGCATCATTCCTTTACCTTTGCAGGTTTGCGCGGATCGCCGCCGGAGGCACTCGCGCTGATCTTTATGGGGCTACTGACTAAGGGTGGAGTATTTGTTTCTGGTTTGTGGGTACCGCTAGCCGAATCGGAATCAGAAACTCCAGTTGCAGCGATGTTATCGGGGATTGTGGTGAAAGCGGGGGTATATCCGCTAGTTAGGTGTGCGCTGATTTTGGATGATGTTGACCCCATTATTCGAGTTTTCGGGGTCGGGACAGCGGTTCTGGGCGTTTCCTACGCAGTATTTGAGAAGGATACCAAACGGATGTTAGCATTTCACACCGTTTCCCAATTGGGTTTTATGCTGGCGGCTCCTGAAGTGAGCGGATTTTATGCCCTGACGCATGGCTTGGTGAAATCGAGCCTATTTATGCTGGCGGGAGCTTTACCGAGTCGTAATTTTAAGGAATTGCAGCATCAACCAATCGATCGCACGCTGTGGATTTTCTTGGCGATTGCTGGATTCTCGATTTCTGGCTTCCCATTACTATCTGGGTTTGGGGCGAAGGTATTGACGATGAAAAATCTCTTGCCGTGGCAAGAAATCGCGATGAATGTGGTGGCGGTAGGCACGGCAATTTCGTTTGCTAAATTTATCTTTTTACCACACCAGCCAGGTGTAAATACCAAACCGATTAAGCTGGGATTTTGGCTAGCAATCGGCTTACTAATCGGTGGCTTAGTCGTGGCAAATGTTGTCTATTTTGAGGCTTACGATCCGACAAATACCATTAAAGCGATCGCAATTATTGCTGGGGGTTGGTTAGCTTATATCACTATATTTAAGCGAATGGCACTAAAAATACCCCGAGTATTAGAGCAATTCGACAATTTAATCGGCGTGATGACGTTGGTGTCAATTTTACTGTTTTGGGCGACATTTACATGA